In one window of Mytilus galloprovincialis chromosome 6, xbMytGall1.hap1.1, whole genome shotgun sequence DNA:
- the LOC143079682 gene encoding uncharacterized protein LOC143079682, which translates to MRMDCVVFPDIYRITSVAHRTIDVFATISETLEVNLNSETADFPDQQIHSITKKLMAYRQNMEFPEINKLFNLLTGMVLGVVGAHETACESYKKSFTERIQNKIVKLVSSSDSILPIPTFDQIKTSEYYVKVDEMNKLLRTHTYIYKELQRQQEMRWIAESKVQKYELCLKTAELSRKHLADKLSSKDLRSRENSIQQLQRTLNDKKLKAAETAKIYQTLISKEKITRNALRLLENDLLDDIRFNLTDRIHSGLVSMKYILAAHTNKLYEVLPHIDDFDCRLAAESIIGKISSKYQFSSPQEFHTVNGFKAKLPDTQFVSYKSAMQMMKEQPSKATNEQRSNNNASCPDNQFGFLINTYVKTKDLSEKTNECFVKVKEGMIVKLKITTDESEVSFGWYKTNPWNQKRWGFFCKSTENMKLT; encoded by the exons ATGAGAATGGATTGTGTCGTTTTTCCAGATATTTACAGAATTACTTCTGTTGCACACAGAAC aatTGACGTATTCGCTACAATTAGCGAAACCCTTGAGGTTAACTTAAATTCGGAAACTGCAGATTTCCCCGATCAACAAATACACAGCATCACGAAGAAACTGATGGCATACAGACAAAATATGG AATTTCCTGAAATAAACAAGTTGTTTAATCTACTGACTGGAATGGTGTTGGGTGTTGTTGGAGCACACGAAACAGCTTGCGAGAGTTATAAGAAGTCATTTACTGAAAGAATCCAGAACAAAATCGTCAAACTGGTTTCATCATCTGACAGCATTCTTCCAATTCCAAC ATTTGATCAAATAAAAACCAGTGAATACTATGTCAAGGTCGATGAAATGAACAAACTGCTGAGAACacatacatatatttacaaaGAACTTCAGCGACAACAAGAG atgCGTTGGATTGCTGAAAGTAAGGTACAGAAATATGAGTTATGCCTGAAGACGGCCGAGTTGTCACGTAAGCACTTGGCGGACAAACTATCGAGTAAAGACCTGAGATCACGAGAAAACAGCATTCAACAGTTACAGAGGACACTAAACGATAAAAAGCTAAAAGCAGCGGAAACAGCGAAGATATACCAAACTttgatatcaaaagaaaaaataactaGAAATGCCTTGAGATTG CTTGAAAATGACCTGTTGGATGATATACGATTCAACTTAACAGATCGTATACATAGTGGATTGGTGTCTATGAAGTATATCTTAGCAGCACACACTAACAA GCTCTATGAAGTACTTCCACACATTGACGACTTTGACTGCAGATTAGCTGCAGAATCAATTATAGGGAAAATTAGCTCTAAATACCAGTTCAGTTCACCACAG GAATTTCATACTGTAAATGGATTTAAAGCCAAGCTTCCAGATACACAGTTTGTTAGTTACAAATCAGCTATGCAGATGATGAAGGAACAACCATCTAAAGCGACAAACGAACAACGCAGTAACAATA ACGCCAGTTGCCCAGACAACCAGTTTGGTTTTTTAATCAACACTTATGTAAAGACAAAAGACTTGTCAGAAAAAACAAACGAGTGCTTTGTCAAAGTTAAGGAAG GAATGATCGTTAAGTTGAAGATCACTACAGACGAGTCAGAAGTTTCCTTTGGATGGTATAAGACAAACCCATGGAATCAAAAAAGATGGGGATTCTTTTGCAAATCAACAGAAAACATGAAGTTAACATAA